From Hymenobacter sedentarius, a single genomic window includes:
- a CDS encoding NUDIX hydrolase: MNPPPALRESAVLVPVFRNAAGEPTLVLVRRGDHGVHGGQLAFPGGKRDPTDASLLATALRETEEEIGLAAAAIEVLAELPPLHTRSTGFHITPFLARIAPPPTWRAAQPEIAEVLEVPLRHLADPANAGQELWQFPGWPNPELVPFWRVGPHYLWGATYRMLHPLLPRLLAGEWEL, translated from the coding sequence ATGAATCCTCCGCCTGCCCTGCGCGAATCAGCCGTGCTCGTCCCCGTGTTTCGCAACGCGGCCGGCGAACCCACGCTCGTGCTGGTGCGCCGCGGCGACCACGGCGTGCACGGCGGGCAGCTGGCATTCCCTGGCGGCAAGCGCGACCCCACCGACGCCTCCCTGCTGGCCACAGCCCTGCGCGAAACCGAAGAGGAAATTGGGCTGGCTGCGGCCGCCATTGAGGTGCTGGCCGAGCTACCGCCCCTGCACACACGCTCCACGGGCTTTCACATCACCCCGTTTCTGGCCCGCATCGCTCCGCCGCCCACGTGGCGCGCGGCCCAGCCCGAAATAGCGGAAGTGCTGGAAGTGCCCCTTCGCCACCTGGCCGACCCCGCCAACGCCGGCCAGGAACTGTGGCAATTCCCCGGCTGGCCCAACCCCGAGCTGGTGCCTTTCTGGCGGGTGGGGCCGCACTACCTGTGGGGCGCCACCTACCGCATGCTGCACCCGCTACTGCCGCGCCTGCTGGCAGGGGAGTGGGAACTGTAA
- a CDS encoding M1 family metallopeptidase — protein sequence MRRFLFAGLVLALAGQRPALAQTTNSGTDKFAQLETLLPTPNTYRTASGAPGKDYWQQRADYDIKVSLDDAKQAITGRETITYTNLSPDVLPYLWVQLDQNILDKNSITKATEVGQLQDKMSFNALEGMLSDFDGGFKIESVTGKDGKALKTVTNHTMMRVDLPSPLRPGQSFAFNVKWHYNINDQLKINERSGYEYFPEDKNYLYEIAQFYPRMAVYSDNQGWQHKQFLGNGEFTLPFGDYKVSITAPADHVVGATGTLQNASQVLTATQQKRFEQAKTAKKPVLIVSQEEAVKAEGKRATGTKTWSFAAKNVRDFAWASSRKFIWDAMQIKQEGKPVMCMSYYPKEGNPLWGKYSTEVVAHTIKTYSKFTIPYQYPVAISVHGPVGGMEYPMLCFNGGRPEKDGTYSAQRKYGMISVIIHEVGHNFFPMIINSDERQWTWMDEGLNTFVQYLTEQEWERNYPSSRGEPRNMVNYMLTDKTLQTPIMTNSESVLQFGNNAYGKPATALNILRETVMGRELFDHAFKTYAQRWAYKHPTPADFFRTMEDASAVDLDWFWRGWFYTTDRTDIALESVKSYEMSTKNPQVENARLQQQQAAAPASISAQRNAQDLKSTLVDEKPELKDFYNSFNPLAVTPADQQRYTAYMGTLSPEQQQRLGQEQHFYELSLRNVGGLVMPVIVQLTYADNSQEIQTIPAEIWRKNNAQVSKVIVTKKPVISFVLDPFQQTADTDLSNNAFPRQPAASRFELFQQQQQAQPNPMQQAAQSASPMQKQEQKPTGGTK from the coding sequence ATGCGTCGTTTTCTATTTGCCGGCTTGGTGCTGGCTTTGGCGGGCCAGCGGCCGGCTTTAGCTCAGACCACCAATTCGGGTACCGACAAATTTGCACAGCTCGAAACGCTGCTGCCCACGCCCAACACCTACCGCACGGCCAGCGGCGCGCCCGGCAAAGACTACTGGCAGCAGCGCGCCGACTACGACATTAAAGTGTCGCTCGACGACGCCAAGCAGGCCATCACCGGCCGCGAAACCATTACCTACACCAACCTGTCGCCGGATGTGCTGCCTTACCTGTGGGTGCAGCTCGACCAGAACATTCTGGACAAGAATTCGATAACAAAGGCCACCGAGGTGGGCCAGCTGCAGGATAAAATGTCGTTCAACGCCCTGGAAGGCATGTTGTCGGATTTCGACGGCGGCTTCAAGATTGAGAGCGTGACGGGCAAAGACGGCAAGGCCCTGAAAACAGTGACCAACCACACCATGATGCGCGTGGACTTGCCCTCGCCCTTGCGCCCCGGCCAGTCCTTCGCCTTCAACGTGAAGTGGCACTACAACATCAACGACCAGCTGAAAATCAACGAGCGCAGCGGCTACGAGTACTTCCCCGAGGATAAGAACTACCTCTACGAAATCGCGCAGTTCTACCCGCGCATGGCCGTGTACTCCGATAATCAGGGCTGGCAGCACAAGCAGTTCCTGGGCAATGGCGAGTTCACCCTGCCCTTCGGCGACTATAAAGTGAGTATCACCGCGCCGGCCGACCACGTGGTGGGTGCCACGGGCACGCTCCAGAACGCCTCGCAGGTGCTCACGGCTACGCAGCAGAAACGCTTCGAGCAGGCCAAAACCGCCAAGAAGCCCGTGCTCATCGTCAGCCAGGAGGAGGCCGTGAAGGCCGAAGGCAAACGCGCTACCGGCACCAAAACCTGGAGCTTCGCCGCTAAAAACGTGCGCGACTTTGCCTGGGCCAGCTCGCGCAAATTCATCTGGGATGCCATGCAAATCAAGCAAGAAGGCAAGCCCGTGATGTGCATGTCGTACTACCCCAAAGAAGGCAACCCGCTCTGGGGCAAGTATTCGACGGAAGTCGTGGCCCACACCATCAAGACGTATTCCAAGTTCACGATTCCCTACCAGTACCCGGTGGCCATCTCGGTGCACGGCCCGGTAGGCGGCATGGAGTACCCAATGCTTTGCTTCAACGGCGGCCGCCCCGAGAAGGACGGCACGTATTCGGCGCAGCGGAAATACGGGATGATTTCGGTGATTATCCACGAAGTGGGGCACAACTTCTTCCCCATGATTATCAACTCCGACGAGCGGCAGTGGACGTGGATGGACGAAGGCCTGAACACCTTCGTGCAGTACCTGACCGAGCAGGAGTGGGAGCGCAACTACCCGTCGTCGCGCGGTGAGCCCCGGAACATGGTGAACTACATGCTAACCGACAAGACCCTGCAAACGCCAATAATGACCAACTCGGAGTCGGTGCTGCAGTTCGGCAACAACGCCTACGGCAAGCCGGCCACAGCGCTGAACATTCTGCGCGAAACGGTGATGGGCCGCGAACTGTTCGACCACGCCTTCAAGACCTACGCCCAGCGCTGGGCCTACAAGCACCCCACGCCGGCCGACTTCTTCCGCACCATGGAAGACGCCTCGGCCGTGGACCTGGACTGGTTCTGGCGCGGCTGGTTCTACACTACTGACCGCACGGACATCGCCCTGGAATCGGTGAAAAGCTACGAGATGAGCACGAAGAACCCGCAGGTCGAAAATGCCCGCCTGCAACAGCAGCAAGCCGCGGCCCCGGCCTCCATCTCGGCACAGCGCAACGCCCAGGACCTCAAGAGCACGCTGGTAGACGAGAAGCCCGAGCTCAAGGACTTTTACAACAGTTTCAACCCCTTGGCCGTGACGCCGGCCGACCAGCAGCGCTACACGGCGTATATGGGCACCCTGAGCCCCGAGCAGCAGCAGCGCCTGGGCCAGGAGCAGCACTTCTACGAGCTGAGCTTGCGCAACGTCGGCGGCCTGGTGATGCCCGTGATTGTGCAGCTCACCTACGCCGACAACTCGCAGGAAATTCAGACCATCCCGGCGGAAATCTGGCGCAAGAACAACGCGCAGGTGAGCAAGGTGATTGTGACCAAGAAGCCGGTCATCAGCTTCGTGCTCGACCCCTTTCAGCAGACGGCCGACACGGATTTGAGCAACAACGCCTTCCCGCGCCAGCCCGCTGCCTCGCGTTTCGAGCTCTTCCAGCAACAGCAGCAGGCCCAGCCCAACCCCATGCAGCAGGCAGCCCAATCGGCCAGCCCCATGCAAAAGCAGGAGCAAAAGCCTACTGGCGGCACCAAATAA
- a CDS encoding ATP-dependent nuclease, whose protein sequence is MVEVLNFKAGPSSTPGLTLELAPITVFVGPNNSGKSRVLVELENWSVNGHCLPNKVLESVVFKKFSEEELNVEINKIQSPNTLGQSRDSDYVYLSRAGTKLNENSDDFKRIHYKYLVKEAVQGFVSGSNQYGDLRSLFTLRLDGSSRLGLLTERKTGDFQAQPNNPLSRLFLNNTLRQVIRRIVFDAFGRYFVIDPTNPGYLRVRLTDRAPSTEAEERGWDDLAIAYHRDGTLIQQTSDGVRAFTGIITALIVGDPKITLIDEPEAFLHPALSMKLGKEVASISASEPEKRLFVSTHSASFLMGCIQSGAPLNIVRLTYKGGVATTRVLRREQLLHLMRNPMLRSTGMLDGLFYEAVIVTEGDSDRAFYQEVNERLRTAKDWRGLGNCLFINAQNKQTIWDIVRPLRELGIPAIGIVDLDVLKEGGKTFSKLTEGAFFSKVSLGGIEITRSNLLAALNAVDVTWKRNGGIEVLTAIDKQGANDYFDQLEEHGVFVVRSGEVEAWLGNLGVPREKQNWLPRMFEAMGEDPTQTGYVQPSKGDVWDFVGRMRLWVDNPSRKGIPE, encoded by the coding sequence ATGGTAGAAGTATTGAATTTCAAAGCGGGCCCGTCATCAACACCAGGCTTAACGCTGGAGTTAGCACCAATCACTGTATTTGTAGGACCAAACAATTCTGGCAAGAGTCGAGTCTTAGTCGAATTAGAAAATTGGAGTGTTAATGGGCACTGTCTACCAAATAAAGTATTAGAAAGTGTAGTCTTTAAAAAATTTAGTGAAGAAGAACTTAATGTAGAAATAAATAAGATTCAAAGTCCTAATACACTAGGCCAGAGTCGCGACTCTGATTACGTTTATTTATCTAGGGCAGGAACCAAACTGAATGAAAATAGTGATGATTTTAAAAGAATCCATTATAAATACTTAGTCAAGGAAGCCGTGCAAGGATTTGTTTCTGGCTCAAACCAGTATGGTGATTTAAGAAGTTTATTTACATTAAGGTTGGATGGGAGCAGTCGTCTCGGCCTATTAACAGAAAGAAAAACAGGTGATTTTCAAGCTCAACCTAATAATCCACTATCACGCCTCTTTCTTAACAACACACTACGTCAAGTCATAAGGCGCATAGTGTTTGATGCTTTTGGCCGTTATTTCGTGATTGACCCAACAAATCCAGGATACCTCAGAGTACGTTTAACAGACCGAGCCCCATCCACTGAAGCTGAGGAGAGAGGGTGGGACGATTTAGCTATTGCTTATCATCGAGACGGTACTTTAATTCAACAAACTAGTGATGGGGTCCGGGCATTCACAGGCATAATTACTGCATTAATTGTTGGTGACCCCAAAATCACTCTTATAGACGAACCGGAAGCATTTCTGCATCCCGCATTGTCGATGAAGCTCGGCAAAGAAGTGGCTTCTATATCAGCTAGTGAACCCGAAAAAAGGTTATTTGTATCGACGCATAGCGCGTCATTCTTGATGGGCTGTATACAGTCCGGAGCGCCCCTTAACATTGTGCGCTTGACTTACAAAGGAGGAGTTGCAACTACCCGTGTCTTACGACGCGAACAGCTACTTCATTTAATGCGCAATCCTATGCTTCGCTCAACGGGAATGCTAGATGGCTTATTTTATGAAGCAGTGATTGTTACAGAGGGAGATTCCGACAGAGCTTTTTATCAAGAAGTTAATGAGCGACTTCGAACTGCAAAAGATTGGCGAGGCTTAGGAAATTGTCTTTTTATCAATGCCCAGAATAAACAGACTATTTGGGATATTGTGCGCCCATTGCGAGAATTAGGCATTCCTGCTATTGGCATTGTAGACTTAGATGTATTGAAAGAAGGAGGCAAAACATTCAGTAAATTAACTGAGGGAGCTTTTTTCTCTAAGGTAAGTCTAGGGGGAATTGAAATAACTCGCTCTAATTTACTTGCTGCACTAAATGCAGTAGATGTTACCTGGAAACGCAATGGCGGAATTGAAGTTTTAACGGCAATAGATAAACAAGGAGCTAATGATTACTTCGACCAACTAGAAGAACATGGTGTTTTTGTAGTACGCTCTGGTGAAGTTGAGGCTTGGCTAGGCAATCTGGGAGTTCCAAGAGAAAAGCAGAATTGGCTTCCTAGAATGTTTGAGGCCATGGGTGAGGACCCAACACAAACAGGTTATGTGCAACCTTCCAAGGGTGATGTGTGGGACTTTGTGGGGCGCATGAGGCTATGGGTAGATAATCCTAGCAGGAAAGGGATACCTGAATAG
- the clpB gene encoding ATP-dependent chaperone ClpB — protein MDFKNFTIKAQEAVQKATEIAGGNQQQAVETGHLLKGLFQSDESVFSFLASKLGANLNILTPRLDAIVAAYPKVSGGSPYFANEAAAAVQRANAAMKDMGDEFVSVEHLLLGILSGKDAVATLLKDTGFNEKDLKAAIKELRGGRKVTSQSAEDQYQSLNRYARNLNEQVRAGKMDPVIGRDEEIRRVLQILSRRTKNNPVLLGEPGVGKTAIVEGLAQRIVAGDVPENLRDKTIMSLDMGLLVAGAKYKGEFEERLKAVIKEVTDSDGQIVLFIDEMHTLIGAGGGGEGAMDAANLLKPALARGELHAIGATTLKEYQKYIEKDKALERRFQAVMVDEPSIEDAISIMRGIKEKYELHHGVRITDDAVIAAVELSARYITDRFLPDKAIDLMDESAAKLRIELNSMPVELDEIQRRIMQLEIEREAIRRENNHDREAVLSKELAELNDKRDSLKARWESEKGILTGIQAQKEAIERYKIEAEQAERQGDYGRVAELRYGKIQEAEAKLKELQEQANANKDGGTMLQEEVTSESIAEVVAKWTGIPVSKMLQSDREKLLHLEEELGKRVAGQSEAIAAISDAVRRSRAGLQDPKRPIGSFIFLGSTGVGKTELAKALAEYLFNDENAMVRIDMSEYQERHATSRLIGAPPGYVGYDEGGQLTEAVRRKPYSVVLLDEIEKAHPDVFNILLQVLDDGRLTDNKGRVANFKNTIIIMTSNTGADIIQKNFKELNEYNHDEVVDRTREEVVERLKQHMRPEFLNRIDEIVMFQPLKRKEIRKIVDIQFKQIQQRLEEAGIRLEATPEVLDYLGEAGFDPQFGARPLKRVLQRVILNELSKDILSGRVSKDAVVEAVLEDGQVKFENVEMPTV, from the coding sequence ATGGACTTTAAAAACTTCACCATCAAGGCACAGGAGGCCGTGCAGAAGGCCACCGAAATCGCCGGGGGCAACCAGCAGCAGGCCGTAGAAACGGGCCACCTGCTGAAGGGCCTCTTCCAGAGCGACGAGAGCGTCTTCTCGTTTCTCGCCAGCAAGCTCGGCGCCAACCTCAACATCCTTACCCCGCGGCTCGACGCCATTGTGGCCGCTTACCCCAAGGTGAGCGGCGGCTCGCCCTACTTCGCCAACGAGGCCGCCGCCGCCGTGCAACGCGCCAACGCCGCCATGAAGGACATGGGCGACGAGTTTGTGTCGGTGGAACACCTGCTGCTCGGCATCCTCAGCGGCAAAGACGCTGTGGCCACTCTGCTCAAAGACACCGGCTTCAACGAGAAAGACCTGAAAGCCGCCATCAAGGAGTTGCGCGGCGGCCGCAAGGTCACGAGCCAGAGCGCTGAAGACCAGTACCAGAGCCTGAACCGCTACGCCCGCAACCTCAACGAGCAGGTGCGCGCCGGCAAGATGGACCCCGTGATTGGTCGCGACGAGGAAATCCGCCGCGTGCTGCAAATCCTCTCGCGCCGCACCAAAAACAACCCTGTGCTGCTCGGCGAGCCCGGCGTGGGCAAAACCGCCATCGTGGAGGGCCTGGCCCAGCGCATCGTGGCCGGCGACGTGCCCGAAAACCTGCGCGACAAAACCATCATGAGCCTCGACATGGGCCTGCTGGTGGCCGGCGCCAAGTACAAGGGCGAGTTTGAGGAGCGCCTCAAGGCCGTCATCAAAGAAGTAACCGACTCGGATGGGCAGATTGTGCTCTTCATCGACGAGATGCACACCCTCATCGGGGCCGGTGGCGGGGGCGAGGGCGCCATGGACGCCGCCAACCTGCTCAAGCCCGCCCTGGCGCGCGGCGAGCTGCACGCCATCGGCGCCACCACGCTCAAGGAATACCAGAAGTACATCGAGAAAGACAAGGCCCTGGAGCGCCGCTTCCAGGCCGTGATGGTGGACGAGCCCAGCATTGAGGACGCCATCAGCATCATGCGCGGCATCAAGGAGAAGTACGAGCTGCACCACGGCGTGCGCATCACCGACGACGCCGTGATTGCGGCCGTGGAGCTGAGCGCCCGCTACATCACCGACCGCTTCCTGCCCGACAAGGCCATCGACCTCATGGACGAGTCGGCCGCCAAGCTGCGCATTGAGCTGAACTCCATGCCCGTCGAGCTCGACGAAATCCAGCGCCGCATCATGCAGCTCGAGATTGAGCGCGAGGCCATCCGCCGCGAAAACAACCACGACCGCGAAGCCGTGCTCAGCAAAGAGCTGGCCGAGCTCAACGACAAGCGCGACAGCCTCAAGGCCCGCTGGGAAAGCGAAAAAGGCATCCTTACCGGCATCCAGGCTCAGAAAGAAGCCATCGAGCGCTACAAGATTGAGGCCGAGCAGGCCGAGCGCCAGGGCGACTACGGCCGCGTGGCCGAGCTGCGCTACGGCAAGATTCAGGAAGCCGAAGCCAAGCTCAAGGAGCTGCAGGAGCAAGCCAATGCGAATAAGGACGGCGGCACCATGCTGCAGGAAGAAGTAACCAGCGAAAGCATAGCCGAGGTAGTGGCCAAATGGACCGGCATCCCGGTGAGCAAGATGCTGCAGTCGGACCGTGAGAAGCTGCTGCACCTGGAAGAAGAGTTGGGCAAGCGCGTGGCCGGCCAGTCCGAAGCCATCGCAGCCATCTCCGACGCCGTGCGCCGCTCCCGCGCCGGCCTGCAAGACCCCAAGCGGCCCATCGGCTCGTTTATCTTCCTGGGCTCCACCGGCGTGGGCAAAACCGAGCTGGCCAAGGCCCTGGCCGAATACCTGTTCAACGACGAAAACGCCATGGTGCGCATCGACATGAGCGAGTACCAGGAGCGCCACGCCACCTCGCGCCTGATAGGCGCGCCTCCCGGCTACGTGGGCTACGACGAAGGCGGCCAGCTCACCGAGGCCGTGCGCCGCAAGCCTTACTCGGTGGTGCTGCTCGACGAAATCGAGAAAGCGCACCCCGACGTGTTCAACATCCTGCTGCAAGTGCTCGATGACGGCCGCCTCACCGACAACAAAGGCCGGGTGGCGAACTTCAAGAACACCATCATCATCATGACCTCCAACACGGGCGCCGACATCATTCAGAAGAATTTCAAAGAGCTGAACGAGTACAACCACGACGAAGTGGTGGACCGCACCCGCGAGGAAGTGGTAGAGCGCCTCAAGCAGCACATGCGCCCCGAGTTCCTGAACCGCATCGACGAAATCGTGATGTTCCAGCCCCTCAAGCGCAAGGAAATCCGCAAGATTGTCGACATCCAGTTCAAGCAGATTCAGCAGCGCCTGGAGGAAGCCGGCATTCGCCTGGAGGCCACGCCCGAAGTGCTCGACTACCTCGGCGAAGCCGGGTTCGACCCGCAGTTTGGCGCCCGGCCGCTCAAGCGCGTTCTGCAGCGCGTGATTCTCAACGAGCTGTCGAAAGACATCCTCTCCGGCCGCGTGAGCAAAGACGCCGTGGTGGAAGCCGTACTCGAAGACGGCCAGGTGAAATTCGAGAACGTGGAAATGCCCACGGTGTAA
- a CDS encoding isoaspartyl peptidase/L-asparaginase family protein: MPSTNFTLLLHGGSGRLYPAGTPFPQEAEYHRTLTAAAQAGFAVLAEGGSSLTAVETSLRLLEDSPLFNAGRGSVFSHAGLNEMDAALMDGATLQAGAVAGVRTVRNPISAARAVLERSAHVLLTGAGADQFAAEMGLETAPPEWFRTEERWQQFQALQAAAASSSAPTTKYGTVGAVALDQAGQLAAGTSTGGMLNKQYGRVGDSPIIGAGTYANHVCAVSGTGHGEFFLRHTVAHDIAALMEYRGLSVEAAAHLVIHEKVAPAGGKGGVIALDGHGRVAMPHSTEGLFWAYVSADGRTGTNVCNMIVE; this comes from the coding sequence ATGCCTTCCACCAATTTCACGCTGTTGCTGCACGGCGGCTCGGGCCGCCTGTACCCCGCCGGCACCCCGTTTCCGCAGGAAGCCGAATACCACCGCACCTTGACTGCTGCCGCACAAGCGGGCTTCGCGGTGCTGGCCGAGGGCGGCAGCAGCCTGACCGCAGTCGAAACCAGCCTGCGCCTGCTGGAAGACTCGCCTCTGTTCAATGCCGGGCGCGGCTCGGTGTTTTCGCACGCCGGACTGAATGAGATGGACGCGGCCCTGATGGACGGCGCCACGCTGCAAGCCGGTGCGGTGGCCGGCGTGCGCACCGTGCGCAACCCCATTTCGGCAGCCCGGGCTGTGCTCGAACGCTCCGCTCACGTACTGCTCACGGGCGCCGGCGCCGACCAGTTTGCCGCGGAAATGGGCCTGGAAACGGCCCCGCCGGAGTGGTTTCGGACCGAGGAGCGGTGGCAGCAGTTTCAGGCCCTGCAAGCCGCCGCAGCCAGCTCCTCCGCCCCAACCACCAAATACGGCACCGTGGGCGCCGTGGCCCTCGACCAGGCCGGGCAACTGGCCGCCGGCACGTCCACCGGGGGCATGCTCAACAAGCAGTATGGCCGGGTGGGCGACTCGCCCATCATCGGGGCCGGCACCTACGCCAACCACGTGTGCGCCGTGTCGGGCACCGGGCACGGCGAATTCTTCCTTCGCCACACCGTGGCCCACGACATCGCCGCGCTGATGGAGTACCGGGGCCTGAGCGTGGAGGCAGCCGCGCACCTGGTCATCCACGAGAAAGTGGCCCCCGCAGGCGGCAAAGGCGGCGTCATCGCCCTCGACGGGCACGGCCGCGTAGCCATGCCCCACAGCACCGAAGGCCTGTTCTGGGCCTACGTGAGCGCCGACGGCCGCACCGGCACCAACGTGTGCAACATGATTGTGGAGTAA
- a CDS encoding DUF86 domain-containing protein has translation MSSPPPLERLMHIRDEVLFLQRCRSAYELGTIIHDETLSRAVVRSLEIIGEATKHVPLAWRDAYSQVQWKGIAGIRDRMIHHYFDIDFEIVAAVLENDLDTLGKTVALMLSELIDNPLHFS, from the coding sequence ATGTCCTCGCCACCGCCGCTTGAGCGATTGATGCACATTCGAGACGAGGTGCTATTCTTGCAGCGGTGCCGGTCAGCGTACGAATTGGGAACGATAATTCACGATGAAACGCTGAGCCGCGCCGTTGTGCGCAGCCTGGAAATCATTGGCGAGGCCACGAAGCATGTACCATTGGCTTGGCGTGATGCCTACTCGCAAGTGCAGTGGAAAGGCATTGCTGGCATTCGTGACCGCATGATTCACCACTATTTTGACATTGACTTCGAAATAGTAGCAGCTGTGCTAGAAAACGACCTAGACACACTCGGCAAAACCGTAGCACTAATGCTGTCAGAGTTGATTGATAACCCGCTGCATTTCTCTTGA
- a CDS encoding HupE/UreJ family protein codes for MSVFQTYLQLGFLHICTPRAADHLTFLLALCAPYVLADWRRVLALVTSFTVGHSLTLALATLGVVAFNPAVIEALIPITIMVTALLNLRSANSRVLRPRAPVVIAAAPNALALGFGLIHGLGFSNYLRALLGANSRPIKELLAFNVGVELGQVLIVSVILLAGAVLLRGLGVARRDWLLTTSGAALGIATVLLLQQMWP; via the coding sequence ATGTCTGTATTTCAAACTTACCTGCAGCTCGGGTTTCTGCACATCTGCACGCCCCGGGCGGCCGACCACCTCACGTTTTTGCTGGCGCTGTGCGCGCCCTACGTCCTGGCCGACTGGCGCCGGGTGCTGGCGTTAGTCACCAGCTTCACGGTGGGCCACTCGCTCACATTGGCCCTGGCCACGCTGGGCGTGGTGGCGTTTAATCCGGCCGTGATTGAAGCCCTGATTCCGATTACCATCATGGTTACGGCGTTGCTCAATTTGCGCAGCGCCAACAGCCGGGTGCTCCGGCCGCGGGCGCCGGTGGTGATAGCCGCCGCGCCCAATGCCTTGGCGCTGGGGTTCGGCCTCATCCACGGCCTGGGGTTTTCCAACTACCTGCGGGCCTTGCTCGGGGCCAATAGTCGCCCCATCAAGGAGCTGCTGGCCTTTAATGTAGGGGTTGAGCTAGGGCAGGTGCTCATTGTGAGCGTCATTTTGCTGGCGGGTGCGGTGCTGCTGCGGGGGCTGGGCGTGGCGCGGCGCGATTGGCTGCTCACCACCAGCGGCGCCGCCCTGGGCATTGCCACGGTGCTGCTGCTACAGCAGATGTGGCCCTAA
- a CDS encoding NADPH-dependent F420 reductase, protein MNIGIIGAGHIGSALAGRLTSLGHSVYIANSRGPETLTELAQKTGATPVTAREAARHGDIIVVTIPLKNIPDLPKDLFEGVPASVPVIDTSNYYPLLRDGQLPELESGVLTESEWVQQHLGQPVVKVFNNILAPHLEKPGQPAGTPGRIALPVAGDDAAAKQKVMALVEELGYDAVDAGSLHESWRQQPGSPMYCNDLPAAEVRQHLASLGTTRTPEQHAEFTANQAAQEKQLHAQGVRL, encoded by the coding sequence ATGAACATTGGAATCATTGGGGCCGGCCACATCGGCAGCGCCCTCGCCGGGCGGCTCACCAGCCTCGGCCACTCGGTATACATTGCCAACTCCCGCGGCCCCGAAACGCTAACGGAGCTAGCCCAAAAAACCGGCGCCACCCCCGTTACGGCCCGGGAAGCCGCCCGCCACGGCGACATCATTGTGGTAACCATTCCGCTGAAAAACATTCCCGATCTGCCCAAGGACCTGTTTGAGGGCGTGCCCGCCAGCGTACCGGTAATTGACACCAGCAACTACTATCCCTTGCTGCGCGACGGCCAGCTGCCCGAGCTGGAAAGCGGCGTCCTGACCGAGAGCGAATGGGTACAGCAGCACCTAGGCCAGCCGGTGGTGAAGGTATTCAACAACATCCTCGCTCCGCACCTCGAGAAACCAGGGCAGCCCGCCGGCACGCCCGGCCGCATCGCGCTGCCCGTGGCTGGCGACGATGCCGCCGCCAAGCAAAAGGTGATGGCATTGGTGGAGGAGTTGGGCTACGACGCCGTAGATGCCGGCAGCCTGCACGAGTCGTGGCGCCAGCAGCCGGGCTCACCGATGTACTGCAACGATTTGCCGGCTGCCGAAGTGCGGCAGCATTTAGCCAGCCTGGGCACTACTCGCACGCCGGAGCAGCACGCCGAATTCACGGCCAACCAAGCCGCACAGGAAAAGCAATTGCACGCGCAAGGCGTCCGGCTGTAA
- a CDS encoding cytochrome b/b6 domain-containing protein: MNTSIAPAVEVPIKDYRASIRFWHWANALLISLQLMTILFQKVIVKSKSAVTELQSSGKDVSVPQARELAHIISERIWAWHIYFGWALVALWVMRLGLQLTGPSELRFSARLLEILRRYRLAPPADKSKAGKILFAKATYALFYLFITIMVATGLILIYEDVSWLKGIHHLAEETHNVTMFLIIGFIVIHVVGVVWAEISEDHGLISRMVGGEKKGVA; the protein is encoded by the coding sequence ATGAACACCAGCATTGCCCCTGCCGTCGAAGTACCCATCAAAGACTACCGCGCCTCGATACGGTTCTGGCACTGGGCCAACGCACTGCTCATCAGCCTACAGTTGATGACCATTCTGTTTCAGAAGGTGATTGTCAAATCCAAATCGGCAGTGACAGAGCTCCAGTCTTCTGGGAAAGATGTTTCAGTGCCACAGGCACGCGAGCTGGCCCACATCATCAGCGAGCGTATCTGGGCCTGGCACATTTACTTCGGGTGGGCACTGGTGGCGCTTTGGGTGATGCGGCTCGGCCTGCAGCTGACGGGCCCTTCGGAACTGCGCTTTTCGGCGCGGCTGTTGGAAATTCTGCGCCGCTACCGCCTAGCCCCGCCCGCCGACAAGAGCAAAGCCGGCAAAATTCTGTTCGCCAAAGCCACCTACGCGCTGTTTTACCTCTTCATCACCATTATGGTAGCAACCGGCCTCATTTTGATATATGAGGACGTATCCTGGCTGAAGGGCATTCATCACCTGGCAGAGGAAACGCACAACGTGACGATGTTCCTGATTATCGGCTTCATTGTCATCCACGTGGTAGGCGTGGTGTGGGCCGAAATCAGTGAGGACCACGGGCTGATTTCGCGCATGGTGGGCGGAGAAAAGAAGGGCGTGGCTTAG
- a CDS encoding nucleotidyltransferase family protein encodes MEPVRTKAEVIERLQAQREQLRGLGVAQLGLFGSFVRDEAGPESDVDLLVDFQLGQKSLHTLVALGDFLEDLLGRKVELLTRPGLSPYIGPHILQSTENVLATAA; translated from the coding sequence ATGGAACCCGTCCGCACCAAAGCCGAAGTTATCGAGCGCCTGCAGGCGCAGCGTGAGCAGCTGCGGGGCCTAGGCGTGGCGCAGCTGGGTTTGTTTGGCTCGTTCGTGCGCGACGAGGCCGGGCCGGAAAGCGACGTGGACTTGCTGGTCGATTTTCAACTGGGTCAGAAGTCTTTGCATACGCTGGTGGCGTTGGGCGACTTTTTAGAAGACTTGCTGGGCCGAAAAGTGGAACTGCTGACCCGTCCGGGCCTTTCGCCTTATATCGGGCCTCATATTTTACAGAGCACGGAAAATGTCCTCGCCACCGCCGCTTGA